The Panacibacter microcysteis genome includes a window with the following:
- a CDS encoding peptidoglycan DD-metalloendopeptidase family protein produces MKSTFKKLYLPAPLQCITLVVFAACIGFATNAQVVKPAGKTTAVCSVTRADMKEIDQQVRINIARLKAEGKLDFKKYKQAAEKPAPDAAAAPAANILFRWPMATASYRDFASWHIVNFVDLDPDSFNDNTDRNPDEIGDYNCGDRTYDGHAGIDISIDPYRWELKNSGFIKVIAAADGIIVFKHQGEFDENCGNLDNWQGSTGRGNNVVILHEDGTTASFYMHLKDGSLTTKEEGDFIYAGDYVGTVASAGRSSEPHLHFQVNTGYVDIANGNDETGNRIDPFAGSTCTESASTSWLNQLPYNDPAVLTLETHNAQPGFYTDACDQTITLSPDNAFTSGQTIWFRAKIRDWIDGATLTFNIYKPDGTLWRSYTRTNANAYREAYPTDQSYVLASTDPAGTYRYTVTFGGKTYSHYFTKSCQVSLGLSGAVSGQKGYMVSNFISSFQTIAASSANYIKYMADGYVTLQPGFRATSGCRFVANTEGCANSTAGSGRAVAATPATDAVNYKDAVANGGKTPVKIYPNPSDGLFNVQYSKKGKFSAGIVIRNATGQVVYKNALKQYDNTLQEQVNLAGKPKGVYLVEVLTNNERIVSKVMIQ; encoded by the coding sequence ATGAAATCAACATTCAAGAAACTGTATTTACCTGCACCACTGCAATGCATTACTCTTGTTGTTTTTGCAGCTTGCATTGGTTTTGCAACCAATGCACAGGTTGTAAAGCCAGCAGGAAAAACAACTGCCGTCTGTAGCGTTACACGTGCAGACATGAAAGAAATTGACCAGCAGGTGCGCATCAATATTGCGCGGCTAAAAGCTGAAGGGAAGCTTGACTTTAAAAAGTATAAACAGGCTGCCGAAAAACCTGCCCCGGATGCGGCCGCGGCACCTGCTGCCAACATTTTGTTTCGCTGGCCAATGGCAACAGCATCTTACAGGGATTTTGCTTCCTGGCACATTGTAAATTTTGTAGACCTCGATCCTGATTCCTTTAATGATAACACAGATCGCAACCCCGATGAGATCGGCGATTACAATTGCGGCGACAGAACATACGATGGTCATGCAGGCATCGACATAAGTATCGACCCTTACAGGTGGGAGTTAAAAAACAGTGGGTTTATAAAAGTTATTGCTGCGGCCGATGGTATCATTGTGTTTAAACACCAGGGAGAGTTTGATGAGAATTGCGGCAATCTCGATAACTGGCAAGGCTCAACCGGCCGTGGCAACAACGTGGTTATTCTACACGAAGATGGAACTACCGCCAGCTTTTATATGCACCTGAAAGACGGATCGCTTACCACAAAGGAAGAAGGAGATTTTATTTATGCAGGTGATTATGTTGGTACCGTTGCAAGCGCAGGGCGCTCTTCAGAACCACACCTGCATTTCCAGGTAAATACAGGATATGTAGACATTGCCAACGGAAATGATGAAACCGGCAACCGCATCGATCCTTTTGCTGGCAGCACCTGTACCGAATCTGCCTCCACATCATGGCTCAACCAGTTGCCGTATAATGATCCCGCTGTGCTTACACTGGAAACACACAATGCACAGCCCGGTTTTTATACCGATGCATGTGATCAGACTATAACACTTAGTCCCGATAATGCTTTTACCAGCGGGCAGACCATTTGGTTCAGGGCCAAGATAAGAGATTGGATAGATGGCGCCACGCTTACATTTAATATTTATAAACCAGATGGCACGCTCTGGCGTAGTTACACCAGGACGAATGCAAACGCTTACAGGGAAGCTTACCCCACAGATCAATCTTATGTATTAGCCTCAACAGATCCTGCCGGCACATACAGGTATACGGTGACATTTGGTGGTAAAACATACTCGCATTACTTCACAAAAAGTTGCCAGGTATCGTTGGGATTAAGCGGCGCGGTTAGTGGTCAGAAAGGCTATATGGTAAGTAATTTTATTTCGTCTTTTCAAACAATTGCAGCTTCTTCTGCAAACTACATAAAGTATATGGCTGATGGATATGTAACACTGCAGCCCGGTTTCAGGGCAACTTCCGGTTGCAGGTTTGTTGCCAACACGGAAGGTTGTGCCAACAGCACGGCAGGCTCTGGTAGGGCCGTGGCTGCAACACCGGCAACCGATGCGGTTAATTATAAAGACGCCGTTGCTAATGGTGGTAAAACACCTGTAAAGATCTATCCTAACCCTTCTGATGGCTTATTCAATGTACAATACAGCAAAAAAGGAAAGTTCTCTGCGGGTATTGTTATACGTAATGCTACAGGGCAGGTTGTGTATAAAAACGCTTTGAAACAATACGACAATACGTTGCAGGAGCAGGTAAACCTGGCAGGCAAACCAAAAGGTGTTTATCTTGTTGAAGTGCTGACTAATAATGAAAGAATAGTATCGAAAGTGATGATTCAATAA
- a CDS encoding DoxX family protein, with product MKKLLSTQYSDGAFNFALLLLRLSFGLLIIFNHAIPKLMDFSSLQYKFHNFMGIGSRFSLILVLFAELFCSMFLVLGLFTRFVVIPLIITMMVAIFSAHAGEPITESELAVLYGTVFITILFIGPGKISIDGMMRG from the coding sequence ATGAAAAAACTGCTATCCACACAGTATAGTGACGGTGCCTTCAATTTCGCATTACTGCTGCTAAGGCTTTCGTTTGGTCTTTTGATCATCTTCAATCATGCCATTCCAAAGCTTATGGATTTTTCTTCATTGCAATACAAGTTTCATAATTTCATGGGCATTGGCTCCAGGTTTTCACTCATACTTGTTTTATTCGCTGAGCTTTTTTGCAGCATGTTTCTCGTGCTCGGCCTGTTTACAAGATTTGTTGTCATCCCGCTGATCATTACCATGATGGTTGCAATATTCAGTGCCCATGCCGGCGAACCAATTACAGAGTCGGAACTGGCAGTACTTTATGGAACCGTATTTATTACTATCCTTTTCATCGGGCCGGGAAAAATCAGTATCGATGGTATGATGAGGGGATAA
- a CDS encoding tetratricopeptide repeat protein, with amino-acid sequence MNLYSKQFSIFAIAVAFTTSVEAQFTKANNDPDADFKQAKALYQDNQFTLAYPLFKTLYTDDKINSSIPVSVQEEAKYYAIVCALEMKDETAEKKAVEFIAYEHNEPRTQMMSYHLGEYYYGRQRFTDAVKYYEKTSTDNLGNTEISNMKFHQGYAYFTLKQFNDAEPLFDAIRQIPTDPNYVDANYYYGFIAFSKKRYDQALGAFKVTDGKEKYKGIVPYYITEIYYFKGQKDQALEYAEKALKSGNQYYDLQIKQIVGHIYFEKRNFSKALPYLEQYVSKTPKVSREDLYELSYCYYHAKQYKKAVDGFKEIGGKQDSLAQNAMYLLADSYLQIGQKPSARSAFLFCALNSSNLIQKEISKFNYGKLSYELGYTDVALNELKDFVATYPKSEYNTEAKDLLVSVLANTNNYKEALDLVNNMKSKTETVKRVYPKILYGRAVELVNDQQLAQADNLLNAVYASEYNKDQLTYTNFWKGEIAFRTNQYDSAVYYLGEYMRNPINYGEVNATNARYTLGYSAMRQEDYNNALKYFEQITNGLPSNPSPLEQDVYARIADCYFMKKNYSKASQMYDNILAKNLKGADYALYQKAIINGASGQYAQKISILQSIPNRFPSSMLAPDANMEVANTYLATEKYDAAIPPLNDILKNKNAESLKPQAFLKLGIAYYNQQNNNEALKNFQKLIAGYPNSEESNDAVDYVRNIFVDNQRPAEFINFMKQNGKDVSYSEQDSLTYVSANNVYEGRSYDKALEGFGNYLRQFPEGQYALEANYKIAGIYNDRKDFKNALNYYNIVAAKSPNRYAEASVLQAARIAYFEFKDYAKAAQYFQQLKDIAVSTENKLESMRGLLRCQYKLSEFAQAVPNAQELLQQKGVATDDKMMANMIIAKSYQNNNQLFEAAAAYKDVIALGKSEYAAEARYRVAEILLIQNKYAESEKACFDVINKAGSYDYWITKSYILLGDIYFKQQDYFNAEATLKSVVENAAIPELQTEAQKKLDAVVAEKNSKSKVEQG; translated from the coding sequence ATGAATCTATACTCTAAGCAGTTCAGCATATTTGCGATTGCAGTTGCTTTTACAACATCTGTGGAAGCTCAGTTTACAAAAGCCAATAACGATCCTGATGCGGATTTTAAACAGGCCAAAGCGCTTTACCAGGATAACCAGTTTACGCTTGCTTACCCGCTTTTTAAAACACTTTATACTGACGATAAAATTAACAGCAGCATTCCTGTTTCTGTGCAGGAGGAAGCTAAATATTATGCTATTGTTTGTGCACTTGAAATGAAAGATGAAACAGCAGAAAAAAAAGCTGTTGAATTTATAGCGTATGAGCACAATGAGCCACGCACACAAATGATGAGCTATCACCTGGGTGAATATTATTATGGCCGCCAGAGATTTACCGATGCTGTAAAATATTACGAGAAGACCTCTACGGATAATCTTGGTAATACCGAGATATCGAATATGAAGTTTCACCAGGGCTACGCTTATTTTACGCTGAAACAGTTTAATGATGCAGAACCCTTGTTTGATGCCATCAGGCAAATACCAACTGACCCTAACTATGTTGATGCCAATTACTATTACGGTTTTATTGCATTTAGTAAAAAACGCTACGACCAGGCACTTGGGGCTTTCAAGGTTACAGACGGAAAAGAAAAATACAAAGGCATTGTACCATACTACATAACCGAGATATATTATTTTAAAGGCCAAAAAGACCAGGCGCTAGAGTATGCGGAAAAAGCGCTGAAGAGTGGCAATCAATATTACGATCTGCAGATAAAACAGATTGTGGGGCATATCTATTTTGAGAAAAGAAATTTTTCGAAAGCACTTCCCTACCTGGAGCAGTATGTAAGTAAGACGCCGAAAGTAAGCAGGGAAGACCTGTATGAGCTTTCTTACTGCTATTACCATGCAAAGCAGTATAAAAAGGCGGTGGATGGCTTTAAGGAAATTGGTGGCAAGCAGGATTCTCTTGCACAAAATGCCATGTATTTGCTTGCTGATTCCTATTTGCAGATAGGGCAGAAGCCCAGTGCAAGAAGTGCATTCTTATTTTGCGCATTAAACAGCAGCAACCTTATACAAAAAGAAATATCAAAATTTAATTACGGTAAGCTTTCTTACGAACTGGGCTATACGGACGTGGCATTGAATGAGCTCAAAGATTTTGTAGCAACGTATCCAAAATCGGAATATAATACTGAAGCCAAGGATTTACTGGTAAGTGTGTTGGCCAATACGAATAACTATAAAGAAGCACTGGACCTGGTAAATAACATGAAGAGTAAAACGGAAACTGTAAAAAGAGTGTATCCAAAAATTTTATACGGTCGTGCTGTTGAACTTGTGAATGATCAGCAATTGGCGCAGGCAGACAATCTGCTGAATGCGGTGTATGCCAGTGAGTACAATAAAGACCAGTTAACGTATACCAATTTCTGGAAGGGTGAAATAGCTTTTCGCACCAACCAGTACGATTCCGCAGTTTACTACCTCGGCGAATATATGCGTAACCCGATCAATTATGGTGAGGTGAATGCAACAAATGCAAGGTACACGCTGGGTTACAGTGCTATGAGACAGGAAGATTACAACAATGCGCTGAAATACTTCGAGCAGATAACAAATGGCTTACCCTCCAATCCTTCACCGCTAGAGCAGGATGTCTATGCGAGAATTGCTGACTGTTATTTTATGAAAAAGAATTACAGCAAGGCCTCACAGATGTACGATAACATACTGGCAAAGAACCTGAAAGGTGCAGACTACGCATTGTATCAAAAAGCGATCATCAATGGCGCTTCCGGGCAATATGCGCAAAAGATATCGATACTTCAATCTATTCCCAATCGCTTTCCTTCTTCCATGCTTGCACCTGATGCCAATATGGAAGTGGCCAATACTTATTTGGCTACTGAGAAATACGATGCTGCTATTCCGCCTTTAAATGATATCCTTAAAAATAAAAATGCAGAATCACTTAAACCGCAGGCATTTTTGAAGCTGGGTATTGCGTATTACAATCAGCAGAATAATAATGAGGCCCTTAAGAATTTCCAGAAGCTTATTGCCGGGTATCCTAATTCTGAAGAGAGCAATGATGCGGTTGATTATGTAAGAAACATATTTGTAGATAATCAGCGGCCCGCAGAATTCATCAATTTTATGAAGCAAAATGGTAAAGATGTAAGTTATTCAGAGCAGGACTCTCTTACTTATGTTTCTGCCAATAATGTTTACGAGGGCAGGAGTTATGATAAGGCGCTGGAAGGGTTTGGTAATTATTTACGCCAGTTTCCTGAGGGGCAATATGCATTGGAAGCGAATTATAAAATTGCCGGTATTTACAATGACCGCAAAGATTTTAAAAATGCGCTCAATTACTACAATATTGTTGCTGCCAAATCGCCAAATAGATATGCAGAAGCCAGTGTACTACAGGCGGCGCGTATTGCCTATTTTGAATTTAAAGATTATGCAAAAGCAGCACAGTACTTTCAGCAGCTGAAAGATATTGCTGTGTCAACAGAAAATAAACTGGAAAGCATGCGCGGCCTGCTGCGTTGCCAATACAAATTGTCTGAGTTTGCACAGGCTGTACCTAATGCCCAGGAATTATTGCAGCAAAAAGGCGTTGCCACAGATGATAAAATGATGGCAAACATGATCATTGCAAAAAGCTACCAGAACAATAACCAGCTCTTTGAAGCCGCTGCAGCTTATAAAGATGTTATAGCATTGGGTAAGTCGGAATATGCGGCTGAAGCCAGGTATAGGGTAGCCGAAATATTATTGATCCAGAACAAATATGCAGAATCAGAAAAAGCATGCTTCGACGTAATTAACAAAGCAGGTTCTTACGATTACTGGATCACCAAATCTTACATCCTGCTGGGCGACATTTATTTCAAACAACAGGATTATTTCAATGCAGAAGCTACGCTAAAGAGCGTAGTAGAAAATGCTGCTATACCTGAATTGCAAACAGAAGCGCAGAAAAAACTGGATGCAGTTGTTGCTGAGAAAAACAGCAAAAGTAAAGTTGAGCAAGGTTAA
- a CDS encoding BamA/TamA family outer membrane protein — MKKAVYIVLLVSLTSNVFAQARKKKQQPKKEVKAETKATRADTVLPTRTVIVTSAFQPSLKTTAKINFSGASPLPDSVRPVLQYNVPAQNLSFTYQSPALKPLAQNIDTSVHWENAGYLKAGYGNFTSPLLQAGVSLGDGVKSAINLRGYYTSSKSAVNEFQRFSKAGAEGIGIFSSPNNKNEWTGRVFFDNNTQYQYGFQPDTLKFSKDDLRQSFSTLGGSVALRNKTTNDAGINYNPAVSLNMFGDNHGARESNFVIKAPISKDFGENFSFNIGLTADITSYKSDTSSIDNTLYYLTPSVTYKTENFKAIAGITPSWDNNEFAMLPNIGVEFKLSEKKFIAQAGYTGYFNKTSYQYLASVNPWLQQPKFLLNTKMNELYAGFKGSVGSHLTYNAKVSYIEFANQPLFVNDTITGRSFEVLNESAMKAIRLHGELGYTVQEKFSLLAGATINRYSGLEDNIKPWGLVPMEINASLRWQIFKDFTLKSDLFFWDGANYRFKDLSYGKLDPALDLNAGVEFKVLPQLKGWVQINNIFNNQYERWKQYPVLGFNVMAGVIWSFGDIKTVMAK; from the coding sequence ATGAAAAAAGCAGTTTATATAGTTTTACTCGTATCGTTAACATCAAATGTTTTTGCACAGGCACGGAAAAAAAAGCAACAGCCCAAGAAAGAAGTAAAAGCTGAAACAAAAGCGACAAGAGCAGATACAGTATTGCCTACACGCACTGTCATTGTTACGTCTGCATTTCAGCCATCATTGAAAACAACTGCAAAAATTAATTTCAGTGGCGCATCTCCGTTGCCTGATTCTGTTAGACCAGTTTTGCAGTACAATGTACCTGCGCAGAATCTTTCTTTTACTTATCAGTCGCCGGCTTTAAAACCGCTTGCACAAAATATCGATACGTCTGTACATTGGGAAAATGCAGGCTATCTCAAAGCAGGCTATGGTAATTTTACAAGCCCTTTGCTCCAGGCTGGCGTTTCCTTGGGCGATGGCGTAAAATCTGCTATCAATTTAAGAGGTTATTACACCTCTTCTAAAAGCGCTGTAAACGAGTTTCAAAGGTTTAGCAAAGCGGGTGCGGAAGGTATTGGTATATTCAGTTCTCCAAATAATAAGAATGAATGGACCGGCAGGGTTTTCTTTGATAATAACACGCAATACCAGTACGGATTTCAGCCAGACACATTGAAATTTAGTAAAGATGATCTGCGGCAAAGTTTTTCCACTTTGGGCGGCTCAGTTGCATTAAGAAATAAAACCACAAACGATGCAGGTATCAATTACAATCCTGCCGTTTCGTTAAATATGTTTGGAGACAACCATGGTGCAAGGGAAAGCAACTTTGTAATCAAGGCTCCCATTTCAAAAGATTTTGGTGAGAATTTTTCCTTCAATATCGGTCTTACCGCAGACATCACTTCGTACAAAAGCGACACATCCAGCATAGATAACACCTTGTATTATCTTACTCCTTCAGTAACGTATAAAACGGAAAATTTTAAAGCTATCGCAGGTATTACGCCATCATGGGATAATAATGAATTTGCCATGTTGCCAAACATCGGTGTTGAATTTAAGTTAAGCGAAAAAAAATTTATTGCACAGGCCGGTTATACAGGTTACTTCAACAAAACAAGTTACCAATACCTCGCTTCAGTAAATCCATGGTTGCAGCAGCCAAAGTTTTTGCTCAACACAAAGATGAATGAGTTGTATGCAGGGTTTAAAGGTTCTGTTGGTTCTCATCTTACATACAATGCAAAAGTTTCTTATATCGAATTTGCCAATCAACCGCTTTTTGTAAATGATACAATCACGGGTCGTTCATTCGAAGTATTGAACGAATCTGCAATGAAAGCAATTCGCCTGCATGGAGAACTGGGCTATACGGTGCAGGAAAAATTTTCATTACTTGCCGGTGCAACCATCAATCGCTACAGCGGCCTGGAAGATAACATCAAACCCTGGGGGCTGGTTCCCATGGAAATAAACGCCTCACTGCGCTGGCAGATATTCAAAGATTTTACACTAAAGAGTGATCTTTTCTTTTGGGACGGTGCCAATTACCGCTTCAAAGATTTAAGCTATGGCAAATTAGACCCCGCTTTAGATTTAAATGCAGGTGTTGAGTTTAAGGTGCTTCCACAACTCAAAGGCTGGGTGCAGATCAACAACATCTTCAATAATCAGTATGAGCGCTGGAAACAATACCCGGTACTTGGTTTTAATGTTATGGCCGGTGTTATCTGGTCGTTTGGAGATATTAAAACCGTTATGGCAAAATAG